TGCCGGGGTCCAGCCGGACCCCGCGGGGTCCCGCATGTGCTGTCACTCTCGGGTGACACACGCAAAAGCCGCACCCGCCAGCGCCAATACAACCGCCACCCGGCACCCCGGAGCCCGGAGCCCGCACCCGCCGTGCAGGCGCGTCACCCGAAAGTGACATACCCGATTGCGGCCACCCGCGTGGCTCCTCCAACTTGCTATTGACAAGCGTGCTTGCTTTTTGCAAGCTGGAGATGTGCCTTGCGGAAGGCCCGCAGGGCGGCTAGTCAAGGGAGACACAATGGCCACCGACATCTTCGTCAACCTTCCGACCTCTGATCTGGATCGCTCCAAAGCGTTCTTTGAGGGTCTCGGCTGGAAGATCAACCCGCTGTTCACCGATGAGAACGCCGCCTGCGTTGTCATCGACGAGCACGTCTACCTCATGGTGCTGACGCGTGACTTCTTCAGCACCTTCACCGACAAGCCGATCGCCGATCCGAGCACCTCTCTACAGGTGGAGACGGCATTCAGCCGGGACTCCCGGGAAGCGGTCGACGCCATCCTCGAGAAGGCCATCGCGGCCGGCGGCACCGAGCACCGCCAGCCCCAGGACTACGACTTCATGTACGCCCGCGACTTCGAAGACCCCGACGGCAACCTGTTCAGCGCGCTCTGGATGGACCCCGTCGCCGCCGAGAAGGGGCCCGAGGCATTCATGGCCCAACAGGGTCAGGGCCAACAGGGCTAAGGCGCCTGAACACTCGATGGCGGCACGCAACTATGGGCAGTACAGCGGGCTGGTCAGTGCCCTCGAACAGGTCGGCGAGCGATGGGCCATGCTCATCGTTCGCGACCTGCTCGTCGGGCCCCGCCGTTACAGCGACCTCAAGCAGGGCCTGCCGCGCATCCCGACGAACATCCTGAGCACCCGCCTCAAGGACCTCAACCAGGCTGGAATCGTGCGGCGGATGCCTCTCGCCCACGGCTTGGTCTACACCCTCACCGACTACGGCCGCGGGCTGGAGGACGCCATCCTGGCGCTCGAACGCTGGGGGTTCACCGCACTCGATGAGGCGGACGAGAGCGATCCGGTCACCGCCGACTCGATCAGCGTCGCCTTTCGGGCGGCTTTCAGGCCGGATGCCGCGGCGGCAGCTTTCCGGACCGTTTACGACCTGCTCTTCCCTGACTTCGGGCTCACCCTCGTGGTCGACGGCGGCACCCTCGCGGTGACCAGAGCGCCGGCGACATCCCCTCCCGCGACATCCGCCCACCTGGTATTCGCCACCGACGCGCGCATTCACGATGTGATATCCGGCCGAATCGACGCCGCGCAGTCCGTGCAGCGAGCTGCCGTTCGCGTGCTCAGCGGCGACCCGGTGCTGCTCGAGCGCTTCACGCAGACGTTCCGCGTCGAGACTGCGCACACCATCGCTCCGGGCGCGGAGAACGACGGTGTGCGTGGCCTCAGCGGCGCCTAACGATAGCGCCGTCCCTCGTCCCGTTTGAAGAGCACGAGTGCCACCGCGAGCAGCACGGCAGTCCAGACGATCAAGCCGAGCCACACCCAAGGCTCGAGCTCGCCGCCCTGCACCGCCCAGATCACGAGCTCACGGGCCTGCCGCGACGGAAAGAACATCGACAGCGAGTTCAGCCACGGCGCGAACAGCTGCGGCGGGTAGAACAGCCCGCCCGCGAACGCGAAGCCGAACATCACAATCTGCACCACCGCGATCGCCGCCTTTGCAGGCATCGAGTAGCCGATGCAGATGCCGATCAGCATGAACGGCAGCGCGGATGTCGCGAGCGCGAGCAGGCCGAGCGCGATGCGCCCGACGGATGCCTCAGCCTCGGTGAACAGGGCACCGATGGCGATCACGGGCAGGATCGCCACGATGCCCATCAGTCCGATCGAGAACACGTAGCCGAGCACCCGCGACATGCCCGGCACCGGCAGGGTACGTAGGTAGGGGTCCCACGGCTTCTCGCGATCTTCCGAGATGGAGATGCCGAAGTTGAACAGCGAGTTCGCCATCACCGCGAACACGCTCATGGAGATCACCGCCTGCGTGGCAAACACCGGGTCGCCGGCGACCGCCTTTTGCGGCACCACGAAGAACAGCAGGGAGAGCGCGGGAAAGACCAGCGCTCCGATCACCGCGATCGGCACGCGCATCGTCTCGAGCAGCGAGTACTTGGCGTGCACGGCGGCAAGGCGGATGGTCGACATCAGTTCTGCTCCTGGAGGGCGTCTGCGGCGGTCAGGGTGAGGAAGGCTTCCTCGAGGGTGGCGCCGCGGACGGTGAGATCGCGGAAGGCGATGCCCGACCGCACCAGCGCGACCACGGTTTCGTCGGCATCGCGGCTGACCAGGGTGTGCGAGCCGTCCGGCTCGGGCTGCGCGGTCACCACCCCGGGCAGGCTGGCCAGGGCGTCCGGGGCAGTGAGGTCGGCGACATCCGTTCTCAATCGGATCATGCGGACGCCCACCTGGCCGAGCACGGCGCCGAGGCTGTCGTCGGCGAGCACCCGCCCGTGGCCCATCACGATCACGCGCTCGGCGAGCGCCTCGATCTCGTCGAGGTAGTGGCTGGTGACGACCACGGTGGAACCGGCGTCGTGCTGGCGGCGGACGGCGTCCCAGAGCGTGCGCCGGGCATCGACGTCGAGGCCGGTGGTCGGCTCGTCGAGCAGCACCAGTTTCGGGCGCCCGACGAAGGCGAGCGCGACACTCAGCCGGCGCTTCTGCCCGCCGGACAGGGCACCGGTCTGCCGCTTGAGCAGGTCGGTCAGGCCGAACTCGTCGGCGAGCGCGATGGTCGGCACCGAGTCGGCGAAGTGCGCGCCGATGAAGTCGATCACCTCGCCGACGCGCAGGGTGGGCGGCAGCGCGGTCTCCTGCGGGGTGCTGCCGAGCGCGGCGCGGGTGCGGTGGTCGGAGGGGCTGCCGCCGAACAATTGCACGGTGCCGGATGTCGGGCGCCGACGCCCCTGCAGCAGCGACAGCAGCGTGGTCTTGCCTGCACCGTTCGGCCCGAGCAGCCCGACGATGCGGCCTGACTCGATCTCGAGCGACACGTCATCCAGGGCGGTGACGGCGCCGAAGCGCCTGGTCACATGGTCGAGGCGGGCAAGTTCGGTCATGGTTGGACTCCCAGTACGGCTCGAAGTGCTTCGGTGTAGTCCTCGAAGGCGCGGCGGCCGCGCGTGGTGAGGGCCAGGTAGGTGATCGGGGTGCGGCCCTGGTGGGTTTTCGTGACGGCGACGTAGCCGGCATCCTCCAGCTTGCGCAGGTGGGTGGACAGGTTGCCGGCGGTCATCTCGAGCAGTTCCTGCAGCCGGGGAAACGACATCTGGTCGCCGACCGGGATGGCGGCGAGTGTGGCGGTGATCCGCAGGCGGGCCGACGCGTGGATCACCGGGTCGAGCTCGATCATGACCGCCGCCGTTCCGCCCGGATCCGGCCGAACGTCACTGCGGACGCGACGAGGAACGCTCCCCCGCCGCCGATGGCCATCACCAGGTTGTTGTTCGGGTTGCCGAAGAACGGGGAGAGCGCGCCGATGATGAGCAGCACGATGCCGAGCACGAGTTGGCTGCGCTCGTTCCAGAGGGCGGCCCCGGTGAGGTACATCGCGCCGGCCATCAGCGCGTACGCGGACGGAAAGTACAGCGCGGCGAGCTCCTGCGACATCCCGTTCTGCAGCAGTCCCATGCCGAGCACCGCGAACGCGCCGCCGAGCAGTGACCACGAGATGCCGTACACGGCGCCCTGGAAGTTCGAGGTGCCGCGGATGCCGCGCCCCATCCGGATGCCGACCAGCGCCGACGCGACGATCGAGCAGACGATGAGCGCGCCGAAGATCGCGCCGGCGACCGGCAGCGGTAACCAGCCGAGCGCGTCGGCCAGCCACAGCAGCAGGAAGCCGACCAGCCAGGCGACGCCCCACACCGCGTACAGCACGGTGACCGGCTTCAGGTAGGCGAGCCCCACCGCGCGCTGCTGCCGTTCGAGCAGGGCGAGCATGGCGGCCGGGTCGAGCGGTTCGTCGTCGTGATCATGCATGACCACTTTGTATCACAAACCTGTTTGCGGTCGCAATGGGTTTGCAGGAGTCGAGGGACGGAGTTCGGGGGCTCGGGAGGACGGAATCCCGGATTTCGTCCGTCCGAGCGCGCGATCTCCTTCGCTCCGGCGTCGGCCGGGGCTGCGAGGGCATTCGCGGGCGGGCAGGGCAGGCCCGGACCGGGCCGGAAGTTGACCGGGCCGGAGCGCTGACCGCGCCGGAATAGGATGGAGCGCTCATGATTCCCGCCCAGATCTTCTACCCGCCCGAGCTTCCGGTCAGCCAGCGGCGGGAGGATATCGCGCGCGCCATCAGCGAGAACCAGGTGGTGATCGTGGCCGGCGCCACCGGCTCCGGCAAGACCACGCAGCTGCCGAAGATCTGCCTCGAGCTCGGCCGGGAGTCGATCGGCCACACCCAGCCGCGCCGCATCGCCGCCCGCACCATCGCCGAACGCGTCGCCGAGGAACTCGGCTCCGAGCTCGGCGACCTGGTCGGCTACCAGGTGCGCTTCACCGATCGGGTCAGCAAGGACACCAAGGTCAAGCTGATGACCGACGGCATCCTGTTGAACGAGATGCACCGCGACCGGCTGCTCAGCAAGTACGACACGATCATCATCGACGAGGCCCACGAGCGCAGCCTCACCATCGACTTCCTGCTCGGTTACCTGAAGACCCTGCTGCCGAAGCGCCCCGACCTCAAGGTGATCATCACCTCGGCCACCATTGACCCGGAGAGTTTCGCCCGGCACTTCGCCGCCGCGGATGGCACGCCGGCGCCGATCATCGAGGTCTCCGGACGCACCTACCCGGTCGAGGTGCGGTACCGGCCGCTGGTGGCGGAGGTCACCGAGGAAGACGAACTCGACGGCGAGATCAGCGAAGACAAGGACTACATCGAGGGCATCACCGCCGCCATCGACGAGCTGGCACGCGAGAAGCCGGGCGACGTGCTGGTGTTCCTGAGCGGTGAGAACGAGATTCGGGATGCCGAGGACGCCCTCAAGGGCCGCGCCGGATCGGACACCGAGATCCTCCCGCTCTACGGGCGCTTGAGCTCGGCCGAGCAGCACCGGGTGTTCGAGACCAAGCGGTCCCCCGGCATCCGGCGCCGTGTGGTGCTGGCCACCAACGTGGCGGAGACCAGCCTGACCGTGCCGGGTATCAAGTACGTGGTCGACGCCGGTACAGCGCGCATCAGCCGGTACAGCGTGCGCTCCAAGGTGCAGCGGCTGCCGATCGAGGCCATCTCGCAGGCGTCGGCGAACCAGCGGTCGGGACGCTCCGGGCGCACCAGCGACGGCATCGCCATCCGGCTCTACTCGGAAGAGGACTACACCCGCCGGCCGGAGTTCACCGAGCCGGAGATCCTGCGCACCAACCTGGCGGCGGTGATCCTGCAGATGCTCGCGCTCGGGCTCGGCGACATCCAGCAGTTCCCGTTCCTGCAGCCGCCCGACTCGCGCGGCATCAAGGACGGCGTCGACCTGCTGCGGGAACTGGGCGCGGTGGAGGCAGGCGGGAAGGGTGACGACACCGGCATCCGCATCACCCGGATCGGCCGGCAGATGACGCAGCTCGCCGTCGATCCGCGCTATGCCCGCATGATCATCGAGACCAAGATGCAGGGCAGCACCCGCGAGGTGCTGGCGATCGCCGCCGGGCTCTCGATCCAGGATCCGCGCGAGCGTCCGCTGGAGAAGCGCGCGCACGCCGACCAGCTGCACGCCCGCTTCGCCGACCCGACCAGCGATTTCCTCAGCCTGCTGAACCTGTGGAACTACCTCAAGGAGCAGGAGCAAGAACTCTCCGGCAGCGCGCTGCGCCGGCTCTGCCGCGCCGAGTACATCAACTTCCTGCGCTTCCGGGAGTGGGAAGACGTCTACCGGCAGCTCAGCCGGGCCGCCAAGCAGCTCGGCCTGCACATCGGCGAGCCGAGCGCGAACCCCGACGGCATCCACAAGGCCCTGCTCAGCGGCCTGCTCAGCCACATCGGGCTGCGGGACGCGCAGAAGAAGGACTACATCGGCGCCCGCAACCAGCGCTTCATGGTGTTCCCCGGCTCGGGGCTCGCCAAGAAGCAGCCGCCCGCGGTGATGGCCGCCGAACTGGTGGAGACCAGCCGGCTGTTCGCCCGCACCGTCGCGGCGATCGACCCGGCCTGGGCCGAGCCACTGGCCGGCGACCTGGTGAAGCGCACATACTCCGAACCGCACTGGGAGAAGAAGCAGGGCGCGGTCGTCGCCTACGAGCGGGCCACCCTGTACGGCGTCCCGATCGTGCAGCGCCGGCGCACCCAGTTCTCCCGCATCGACCCGGCATACGCCCGCGAACTGTTCATCCGGCACGCGCTGGTCGAGGGCGAGTGGGACATCAGCCAGCTCGACCGCCGCGTGTTCGGCTTCGACCGGGACAACCGACGGCTGCGCAAGGAGCTCGAAGAGCTCGAGGAACGCACCCGCCGCCGCGACATCCTGTACGACGACGAAGCCGTCTTCGAGTTCTACGACCGGCGCATCCCGAAAGACGTATCCTCCACGCGGTCGTTCGAGAAGTGGTGGCGCGCCGCCCGCCGTGACACGCCAGAGCTGCTCACGATGACGCCGGAAACCCTGGCCGGCGACACCCGGGTCGACGACAACGCGTTCCCCACCAGCTGGCGGCAGGGCGACCAGACCCTCAGTCTCAGCTACCGGTTCGAGCCGGGCTCCGACGACGACGGCGTCACCGTGCAGATCCCGCTGCCGCTGCTGGCGCGGCTCTCCCCCGCGGGCTTCGACTGGCTGGTGCCCGGCCTGCGAGAGGACCTCGTCGCCGCGCTGATCAAGACCCTGCCGAAGGCGATCCGCCGGAACGTGGTGCCGGCGGCCGACTGGGCTCGCACCCTGCTCGAGGCGGTTCCGGATGACGCGGATCTAGCCGAAACCCCGATCACCGAGTTCCTCGCCACCCAGATTCTGCGCAAGACGCACACCCCGGTGTCGCCAGACGACTTCGAAACCGACCGGTTGCCGCCGCACCTGCGGGTGACCTTCGCGGTGGCGAACGAACGCGGCCAGCTGCAGGCGCGCAGCAAGGACCTCGTATCGCTGCAGCACAAGCTGAAGAGCCGCGCTCGCGAGTCGGTGGCGAAGGCCGCGGTGCGCACCCCGCACGCTTTGGAACGCTCCGGCCTGACCGGCTGGGATTTCGACGAGCTGCCGAAGGTGATCGACATCCGGCAGGGCGGCAATGTGATCCGGGCGTATCCGGCGCTCGTGGATGAGGGCAGCACGGTCGCGATCCGACTGATGAGCACGCCAGAGGACCAGGCCGCCGCAACACCCGCCGGAATCCGTCGACTGCTGCTCGCCGGCATCCCGTCCCCGCTCAGTTACGTGAAAGAGCACCTCAGCCAGAGCGAGAAGCTGCTGCTCGCCACCAGCCCCTACCAGAACGTGCAGGCGCTGTTCGACGACTGCCTGGTGGCCTGCGTCGACGACGGGCTGCGCCAGCTGGCCGCGGACGGGTTGCTCTGGCGGCGCACCGACTTCGACGTGGCGCGCGAACGCATCTCGGCCAGCCTCGTCGACTCGTTATATGCCGCCGTGGGAATGGTCGCCAAAACCTTGGCCGCCATGCGCGACGCCGAGCGTGCCTTGAAGTCCGCGACCAGCATGACCGTGCTGCCCGCGGTGGCCGACGCCCGGGAGCAGATGGGCGCACTCGTCTATCCCGGCTTCGTGTCGCGCACCGGCCTGGCGCAGCTGCGGCACCTGCCCCGCTACCTGCAGGCGGTCACCGCGCGGATGGAGAAGCTGCCGACGGATGTCGCGCGCGACCGCGTCTGGATGAACGAGGTGCAGAGCTCCACCGCCCGCTACCAGGCGGCGGGCGGCACGCTGCCGCTGGCGCCCGGCGCCGCACCGCACCTGGTGCACGCGCGCTGGCTGCTGGAGGAACTCCGGGTCAGCCTGTTCGCGCAGCAGGTCGGCACCGCGGAGCCGGTGTCGAGCCAGCGGATCCGGAAGCTGCTCGGCGGGTAGCAGGTCGACCCGATACGATCGAATCCGATCCGTCGGGTGAAATGAGACTTTCTGCATGACTTTCGTACAACCGGCGGCTATCCGTCCAAAATTTCGCGTCCTCAGGCTCACCGTGCGGTTGCTCATGGCGGTGCTGATCCTGGTCGCAGTGACCGGGACGTTCATCGACACCGCCAACAACGGTGCGGTCAACCCGTTTAACTTCTTCGGGTACTTCACGATCCAGTCGAACCTGTTCTATGCGGCGGCGCTGGTTGCGGCGGTCGTCATCGAGGCGCGTCGCGAACGGGTCGGTGATCTGATGCTGGTCGCCCGGGCGTCGATCACCACGTATCTGGTGATCGTCGGGTCCGTCTACGCCACGCTGCTTGCCCCACTGGGCGTCGGTTCCATCGCCCCGGCCTGGGCAAATGTGGTGCTGCACATCGTGACGCCGATCTTTGCGGTACTGCAATGGCTGGTCTCTGCCGACCGCCGCCGGATCCCGTTCCGCCGTCTGTGGCTGCTGCTGATCTACCCGTTCGTCTGGATCGTCGTCGTGCTCATTCGCGGGGCGACCGACGGCTGGGTGCCCTATCCGTTCCTCGACCCGGCCGCCGGGTACGTGGTGCTCGCGATGTATTGTGCGGCCATCCTGCTCGCGATGCTCACGGTGGGAAGCCTGGTGGTTCTGGCCAGCCGTGCGCCGACGCTGATGCGGCAGACGAGGTAGCGCTGAGGCGCGGTAGGCCCACCTAGGCAGGCGCGGGGCGGCGCAACCGCCGCAACTGCGTCTCGCACGACAGGTAGAAGGCCAGGTAGATCACGAGCGACAGCTCGATGCCCAGGACGAACAACAGCGCGGCGGGTCGAGTCCAGTCGAGGTCTTGGGCGCGCAGCAGCACGGCCAGCGTCAGGAACAGCAGGCTCACGATCTGCGCCTGGAACATCCAACGGAACGAGCTCCAGCGGGTATCCCGCAGCAACCACAGGTTCACCATGCCGGGCAGGGTGAGGATGGCGCCGACCACCCGCGTGGTGAGCGGGGTGAGGGGCCAGGCCCACAGCGGCTGTAGCAGCGTCGGGATGAAGAACATCAGCAGCCCAGTGACGAGCGCCGCCAGCCCGATCAGCCCGAGCACCACCCGCCACACCAGCGGGATGACATAGTCGCGGGCCTCCGGCGCCCCGGTGTCCTCACGCCGGTTCATCAGGTACGCCACGAGCGCCACAACCGGTGTGGTCAGGTACAGCGTCAGCCAGGCGATGAACGACGGATGCCCGTGATGGAAACGCTCCCAGTGCAGCAGGGTGGACGCCGCGAGCAGCGCCGCGAACACCACCACGGCCGGGAAGCCGTACGCCACCCGGTGCCACATGCGCAGCCGCAGCACCTGCGCGAAGAACCAGATGCCGCCGACGTATGCCGACGCCAGGAACATCGCGGTGAGCGGCGGATCTATGGTCCAGGCGAACAGTTGCTCGGTCTGGCTGGCCAGGATGTAGAGGAGGATGACGGCGGCAATCAGAAACGGGATCACCACAATCGACACCCACCGGGTAAGCGGCAGCACCCGGTCGGTGCGCTGGGCGGTGCCGGCGGCGGTCATCGGGCACGCACCGACAGGGCGTACTGCACAGCGTCGTCGACCGCGAGGGTGCGGCCCGCCAGCCGCGACCGCTCGAACTCTCCGGCGTTTTCGCCGGCCAGGATGGAGTCGACGAATCGCTGGTGAAAGGTGAACGTCGGCGCGTCGTACAGCCCGCTGCGTTCCCGCAAGCACTGTGCGGCGCCGAATAACCGGCCCGCCCGCTCCGGCTCTCGATCGGATGCTGCAATGGCCACCAGGCCCTCCAATCCGTATGCCACTCCCTCGGCGTGGCCGAGGTGTTCAGAGAGCGCCAGGCTCGACTCGAACTCGCCACGCGCCTTGTCGAGTTCACCGAGCAGCAGGTGCGACCACGCCAGATGGTGCAGGGCAATCGACTCGCCGAGTTCGTCCTGCTGCTGCCGGGTGAGGGCAAGGCTCTGCTCGAACTGGGAGAGGGCCGCCGGCACGTCCTGCTGCAGCAGCGACACCCGGCCGAGCGTCACCAGCGCCATCGCTTCACCCCATCGATCATGGATGCCGCGGAACAGCCCGAGGCTTCTCTCCAGAGTCTGCTGGGCCTTCGCCGGGTTCGGCTCGGCGGAGGCCAGCATCGACAGCGCAAGCGACACCAGGGCAAGGGCCTCGCTTGCCACCTGCTGCTCGCGATGGAACAGCGCGGCACTCTCCTCCAGCCCCGGCATCACCAGCTCGTCCGGGTCCTGCCAGAAGGTGATGGCGCGCGTGAAGTACAGGGCGATCGCCCTGGTGTGATCCGAGAGCGACTCCCCCGACGCTAGAACCTCGTCCATCCAGCGCCGCACGTCGCCGAGATGCCCTGCCACCCACCAGTACATGTACAGGTCCCAGGCGAACTCCGCGGCCGCGTCGTAATCGTGCTCGTCAAGCAGGTACCGTGCCGTGGCCCGCAGGTTGTCGCGATCCTCGGCGAGCCGGGTGACCCAGTCGCGCTGACCAGCACCCTCCAGCCCGGGTTCGGCGGTGAGCCCCAGTTGCACGAAGTAGTCCGCGTGCCGCCGCCGCAGCTCGCCGAGTCGTCCGCTGGCTTCCAGCTGTTCCACCGCGTATTCGCGCACCGTGGCGAGCATGGTGAAGTACGGCCGGTCACCCCGGTCTTGCTGGCGCACCAGGCTGCTGTCCACCAGACCGCCGAGCAGCGTGAGTGCGTCGACCCCGGTGTCGGTGCCGGTCACCTGCTCCGCGGCATCCAGTGCGAAACCGCCCTCGAACACGCCCAGCTGCGCCAGCAGTTCTCGTTCACCGGCGCCCAGCAGTTGGGTGCTCCAGTCGATTGTGGCGCGCAGCGTCTGTTGCCGCTCGGGCAGGTTGCGCACGCCGCCGCTCAGCAGCGCCAGCCGGCGGTCGAGCCGCTCCAGCATGGCCGTGGGCGGCAGCACCCGCACCCGCGCCGCGGCCAGCTCGAGCGCGAGCGGCACCCCGTCGAGGGCGACACAGATTTTCGCGACCGCCTCCACGTTGCCACCGGTCAGTTCGAAGTCCGGCTTCACCGCGTGTGCCCGCTCCACGAACAGGGCTACGGACGGCACGGTGAGCACGTCGGCGATGCTCGGGCTGCGGGTGACGTCGGGCAGCTCGAGCGGGCCCACCTCGAACGCGTACTCGGCTGACACCCGCAGCCGAGTCCGGCTGGTGACGAGAAAACGCAGCCCCGCCGCCGACGCCAGCAGGGTGGTCAGCAGCGGTGCGGCATCCAGCACCTGCTCGAAATTGTCGAGCACCAGCAGCACCCGACGGTCGCGCAATGCGGTCTTCAGCTTGTCGTCCAGCGGTCGGTCACCGGTGTCCTGCACACCGAGCGCGTCGGCGATGGCGGTGGGCACCAGGCCCGGGTCGTGCACCGAGGACATGTCGATGAACACCACGTGCTCATGAGGTTCCTCGTCGACCCTGCCGGCGACGTCGATCGCGAGACGGCTCTTGCCGATGCCTCCCGGCCCGATGAGAGTGATCAGGCGCGCCGGGCCGGCTCGCAGCACGCGCATGATGTGCTGCACCTCAGCCTCACGTCCGATCAGCTCGGTCAGGGCGACCGGGATCGCACTGGGCTGGTCGGTGGACACGTCGGTCGTCGTCGGCGCGGCCTGCCCCGGGGCGGATGTCGCCACGCTCTGGTCGAAGCGTTCGGCCAGTAGCGTGGCCACGTCAGCGGTAATCAGCCTGCCGAGTTCTCTGGGGTCGCTGAACGACTTGAACGAGACGGTGTCATCGGTGCGGATGCGGTCCAGCAGCTCGGTCAAGCGGGGTTCCCGCCCGGTGGCCGGGTCTTTGATGTAGATCAGTTTGGGCACGCCCTGGGCCAGGTTGTACTCGTCCTCCAAACCCGACACGTCCTCGCCGGGTGCCACCCAGCCGTAGTTCTCCCAGTACAACCCGACGAAGATGTCGCTCTGCGCCAGGTAGGCGCGGTACAGCTCGCGGGGCGGATGCGGCCTGGCGCCCAGCTCGAACATGACGGGCGCGAGGTGAAGCCGCTCGATCGCCGTTCGGGAGGCTTTGCGTTCTGCCGCGAGTTCCTTCAGCGTCGAACTGACGAAGACGCGCAGACGTT
This Salinibacterium sp. ZJ450 DNA region includes the following protein-coding sequences:
- a CDS encoding VOC family protein; translated protein: MATDIFVNLPTSDLDRSKAFFEGLGWKINPLFTDENAACVVIDEHVYLMVLTRDFFSTFTDKPIADPSTSLQVETAFSRDSREAVDAILEKAIAAGGTEHRQPQDYDFMYARDFEDPDGNLFSALWMDPVAAEKGPEAFMAQQGQGQQG
- a CDS encoding helix-turn-helix domain-containing protein; this translates as MAARNYGQYSGLVSALEQVGERWAMLIVRDLLVGPRRYSDLKQGLPRIPTNILSTRLKDLNQAGIVRRMPLAHGLVYTLTDYGRGLEDAILALERWGFTALDEADESDPVTADSISVAFRAAFRPDAAAAAFRTVYDLLFPDFGLTLVVDGGTLAVTRAPATSPPATSAHLVFATDARIHDVISGRIDAAQSVQRAAVRVLSGDPVLLERFTQTFRVETAHTIAPGAENDGVRGLSGA
- a CDS encoding ABC transporter permease: MSTIRLAAVHAKYSLLETMRVPIAVIGALVFPALSLLFFVVPQKAVAGDPVFATQAVISMSVFAVMANSLFNFGISISEDREKPWDPYLRTLPVPGMSRVLGYVFSIGLMGIVAILPVIAIGALFTEAEASVGRIALGLLALATSALPFMLIGICIGYSMPAKAAIAVVQIVMFGFAFAGGLFYPPQLFAPWLNSLSMFFPSRQARELVIWAVQGGELEPWVWLGLIVWTAVLLAVALVLFKRDEGRRYR
- a CDS encoding ABC transporter ATP-binding protein; its protein translation is MTELARLDHVTRRFGAVTALDDVSLEIESGRIVGLLGPNGAGKTTLLSLLQGRRRPTSGTVQLFGGSPSDHRTRAALGSTPQETALPPTLRVGEVIDFIGAHFADSVPTIALADEFGLTDLLKRQTGALSGGQKRRLSVALAFVGRPKLVLLDEPTTGLDVDARRTLWDAVRRQHDAGSTVVVTSHYLDEIEALAERVIVMGHGRVLADDSLGAVLGQVGVRMIRLRTDVADLTAPDALASLPGVVTAQPEPDGSHTLVSRDADETVVALVRSGIAFRDLTVRGATLEEAFLTLTAADALQEQN
- a CDS encoding transcriptional regulator codes for the protein MIELDPVIHASARLRITATLAAIPVGDQMSFPRLQELLEMTAGNLSTHLRKLEDAGYVAVTKTHQGRTPITYLALTTRGRRAFEDYTEALRAVLGVQP
- the hrpA gene encoding ATP-dependent RNA helicase HrpA, encoding MIPAQIFYPPELPVSQRREDIARAISENQVVIVAGATGSGKTTQLPKICLELGRESIGHTQPRRIAARTIAERVAEELGSELGDLVGYQVRFTDRVSKDTKVKLMTDGILLNEMHRDRLLSKYDTIIIDEAHERSLTIDFLLGYLKTLLPKRPDLKVIITSATIDPESFARHFAAADGTPAPIIEVSGRTYPVEVRYRPLVAEVTEEDELDGEISEDKDYIEGITAAIDELAREKPGDVLVFLSGENEIRDAEDALKGRAGSDTEILPLYGRLSSAEQHRVFETKRSPGIRRRVVLATNVAETSLTVPGIKYVVDAGTARISRYSVRSKVQRLPIEAISQASANQRSGRSGRTSDGIAIRLYSEEDYTRRPEFTEPEILRTNLAAVILQMLALGLGDIQQFPFLQPPDSRGIKDGVDLLRELGAVEAGGKGDDTGIRITRIGRQMTQLAVDPRYARMIIETKMQGSTREVLAIAAGLSIQDPRERPLEKRAHADQLHARFADPTSDFLSLLNLWNYLKEQEQELSGSALRRLCRAEYINFLRFREWEDVYRQLSRAAKQLGLHIGEPSANPDGIHKALLSGLLSHIGLRDAQKKDYIGARNQRFMVFPGSGLAKKQPPAVMAAELVETSRLFARTVAAIDPAWAEPLAGDLVKRTYSEPHWEKKQGAVVAYERATLYGVPIVQRRRTQFSRIDPAYARELFIRHALVEGEWDISQLDRRVFGFDRDNRRLRKELEELEERTRRRDILYDDEAVFEFYDRRIPKDVSSTRSFEKWWRAARRDTPELLTMTPETLAGDTRVDDNAFPTSWRQGDQTLSLSYRFEPGSDDDGVTVQIPLPLLARLSPAGFDWLVPGLREDLVAALIKTLPKAIRRNVVPAADWARTLLEAVPDDADLAETPITEFLATQILRKTHTPVSPDDFETDRLPPHLRVTFAVANERGQLQARSKDLVSLQHKLKSRARESVAKAAVRTPHALERSGLTGWDFDELPKVIDIRQGGNVIRAYPALVDEGSTVAIRLMSTPEDQAAATPAGIRRLLLAGIPSPLSYVKEHLSQSEKLLLATSPYQNVQALFDDCLVACVDDGLRQLAADGLLWRRTDFDVARERISASLVDSLYAAVGMVAKTLAAMRDAERALKSATSMTVLPAVADAREQMGALVYPGFVSRTGLAQLRHLPRYLQAVTARMEKLPTDVARDRVWMNEVQSSTARYQAAGGTLPLAPGAAPHLVHARWLLEELRVSLFAQQVGTAEPVSSQRIRKLLGG
- a CDS encoding Pr6Pr family membrane protein produces the protein MTFVQPAAIRPKFRVLRLTVRLLMAVLILVAVTGTFIDTANNGAVNPFNFFGYFTIQSNLFYAAALVAAVVIEARRERVGDLMLVARASITTYLVIVGSVYATLLAPLGVGSIAPAWANVVLHIVTPIFAVLQWLVSADRRRIPFRRLWLLLIYPFVWIVVVLIRGATDGWVPYPFLDPAAGYVVLAMYCAAILLAMLTVGSLVVLASRAPTLMRQTR